The Fibrobacter sp. UWR2 DNA segment ATGTGTTCGGTTTTGGCCTTTCGATAGATGCGCGCGTGTCGTTCCAGTTTACGGATGTGGTGTCCGGCGACAAAAAATGCCTCACGGCGCATTCCGAGGAATCCCAATTACAGATGGACGTGGAGACGGGTGAGGCAACGGTCACGAAACTCTGGGAATCCGACGAGTACATGGGCGGATCCTACTACAAGGTGCTGAAATACCAGATTGGTATCGGGTACTGGTTCTAGGGCGTGCTGCCCTCGTTTTTCTTGGCTTCCCGCTCTTCGGCTTCGCGCTTTGAGTACGCGCAGCCGCAGTAGTTTTGACGGTAGAGGTTGTATTCGGCAGAGAGTTCTATGGAACGCTTGTTTCCGCCCTTGCGCTTGAAGTCGCTGGGGAGCGCCTTGACGCCGTAGATTTCGCCCTGTTCCTTGGCCACCACGTTTAGCACCTGTTCGTCTTTCTTGGGGCTGATGGTGAGCGTGGTGGTGAAGTAGTCGAATCCCATTTCCTTCGCGAGTTTTGCCGTTTCGCCGAGACGCAGTTCAAAACACTTGCGGCAGCGCTTGCCGCCTTCCTTCTCTTCTTCGAGCCCGCGCGCGATGTCGTAGAACTTCTTGGGGTCGTATTCGCCCTCGATAAATTTCACCGGATACTTTGTCTTGAATGTAGAGACGAAACGCTTGATTTCGGCGACGCGGTGGGCGTATTCCTCGGAAGGGGCGATATTCGGGTTGTAGTAGAAAATCGTGATGTGGAAGAACTGCGAGAGGTACTCGATGCAGTAGGTGCTGCAGGGCCCGCAGCAGGCGTGCATTAGGAGCGTAGGGACAATTCCCTTGCGCTGGTTCCAGCGGATGATGTAGCCGAGGTCGCGCTGGTAGTTGTGATAGGCTTCGCCCATAAATCTAGTCCTAGGTTCTCTCGTCTAGAAATCGAGTGTGCCGAATGCCGTTATCCAGAAGCAGATCGTGGCGACGACGGCGAAGCTGCCCATGACCATGCGTTCCCTGTAGGCCGTGCTGAACAGGACTGTCGCTGTGTAGAACGTAAGGTAGACCGCGAAGAAGAACGCGAGGATGCGCGTAATCATGAACGGGATAATCTCGGGGACGATGTGGCCTGCGCTGAGGAGTACGAACATCGCGAAAAACTGCATGCAGATGGGAATGATGAACGCCTTGCGCGCTTCCTTGGGAACCACCTTGTTACGACCGTTCATGGCGTACAGGCCGAGTGGGGCGCCGAATGCGAGAGCCACGTTCAGGGCGATGGACGGCAAGAAGAAAATGGCTCCGATGATGGTCGCGATAGTCATGGCGTAAAGATAAAAAATAACCCCCTCAGGTAAAGGAGGAGACCTGAAGGGGTTTGGGAGTGTTTGGGTATCTATAAGATACCTATTTGCAGGGGCTTGGGCGGGGAAAATCGTGATATTCTTGTTTACACGTGTGAACAATTCTGTGTACGGAATATGGCGATTTTTGCTCAAAATCGGCAATTTTGACCGATTTAGAAGAAAAATCCGGCGGTTACCTGTGCATGGGTGGGGTGAAAGTTCGAGGTTTCCGTGCGCTGGAAGGCTGCCGTGAGGGCGAATTCGAGGAAGTCCCCGTAGATGCGGGTCTCGGTGCGGACTTGGAGCTTTTTCTGGGGGCTTGCTTCCGGCGCGACGAGAGCGATGCGGTAGCTGTTCCTGCGGCTGCCCGCGTTTTTTTGGCCGCTTTTCCTTGCGAGAATCTCGTCTAGTTCGGCGGCGATTTCGAGACGCGGCGCCTGCCAGGAATTGCCGGAGCGCTCGTGCCGGGTGCGCGCCCCGCCGGTAAACGTTGCGGTTTTTTGCCCGAAGGCATGCGAGGAGGCTATCTTGGCCTGGTATACGGTCTGGTCGCAGTCGCTTGCCGCTTCGATGCATGTGACTTTTATGGCGGGGCGAGCAATTTCCGGCCCGCCGGAAATGTCGATGGAGAATCTTCCGGAGATACTGTCGGAACGGAGCGGCCTCGTGGCCCTCGCGCTCACTGTTGCCTTCGTGTTGAGGAAATCTTTTGCGTGCAGGGTTAAGTTCTGCGTCGACCAGAAACTGTTCTTGAGGATGCTTGTGCTCAGGCGGGCCGGGGCCGGGATGGAATCTCCGTGGATATAGCCTGTCGTACTCCACGAGAAGGCGGAAGTGTTCCTGGTGCGGAAGGAGAATCGCACCAGCGGGGAAGATTGCCCGGCCTGGTACCATGCGGTGATTCTTCCGGAGGGGACTGTGAGCGTGAGGCTCCCCGATGGTGAATCCGTGCTTGCCGAGTCTCCCTTGCTGTACCAGATTGCCGCCTGTGCCGTAAACTTGGAAAACGGGCCTGCCGTAATCCCTGCGTATGTTACTTTGGATGTATCGAACGCTGCGGAAAGCCTGAATTTTCCGAGGGAATAGGAGATGGCGGTGCCCCAGAAGGTATCGAGCGGTATTTCGGAATGCAGTTCTCGTGAGGAGACCTGCCCGAAGTGCGCCTCGCCCCGCTTGCTCCTGTAGGTGAGGAGTTCCTGCGTACCGAGCCTGAGGGTGAGTCTGCGGAATGCAAGCTCGAGTTCCTTGCGGTGGCTCGAGACTGCTCCTGTGGAATCGAGCCGGAGTTTCGTTGTGTAGTGCCCGTGGTAGAACTTGCGTACGGAATCGGGCATGGGTATGGCCGGATCCCCGCAGGGCTCGTCGGAGTAGATTTCGGCAAGTGCGCATGCTTCCCGCATGTTGCCTTCGTCCATCAGCGAAATAATCTCGTTCGCCTCTTCGGGTGCGATTAAACCGTCGTCCCACCATTCGAAAACCTTGGCCTCGGTGAGTTCCGCAGCCAATACCTGTACGGCAGCCATCAGTGCCATGAGTAAAAGTCTCTTGCCCATTTCTTCTCCGCAATAGTGCTCTACTTATAAAGACGGTTTCGCGGGCAAAATAAGCCGTTTGATGACCTTTTTTCGTATCTTTTTTAAATTTGGGGTATGGCAAGTTCGTCCTGGTCAAAAAAAACATTCGCTCGCGCGGGCAGTTCTGCGGGTCGCGACTTTGTTCCGCATATCAAGGCGCCGCGTACCGATTTCCCGCTGTTTAATGGCAAGCGCGTGAAGCCCTCGCTTGAAGGCCTCGACAAGCTACTGCATTACTATGGCGTGGAACTTCAGGAAAGTTCCCTCAAGCAAATATGGGAATTTCACCAGTTGCTACGTGCCAACAACGAAGACCAGGACTTGACTCGCCTGAATGCGTTCGAGACGATGGTGGAACGCCACTACGCGGACTGCACTCTCATTAATGCGTTTGTTCCGGAGTGGCCCGCCCGCATGATAGATGTCGGGAGTGGCGCCGGTTTTCCGGGGATTCCGCTGAAGTTGGTGAATCCGCACATCCGTCTTACTTTGTGCGAACCGCGCCCGAACCGCATCAACTTCCTCAACATGGTCATCGAGAAGATGGGCCTTAAGGGCATCGACGTGTTCGGCCACAAGGTTACGAGCAGGAGCATGACCATCCCTGTGGATGGCGTCATCAGCCGTGCGTTCGAACTCATGGAGAAGACTCTCCCGCGCATTGCAAATTCACTCAAGGTCGGTGGTCGCGTCTACTTTATGAAGGGTCCCGGAGTGGCCGACGAACTCGCGGTATTCCACCCCGAAGATTTCGGATACAAGTTTGTCGGGAAGCATTTCTACACCATCCCGAACAGCACGCAGGACCGCGCCCTGATAATACTCGAACGTGTAGAATAATCCGCGCTTGTATTGAGGAATGAAAAAAGTCGGGCCCGTTGCCCGACTTTTAAACTATTGTCTAGTGACTGATTAGAACTTGAACAGGGCGCCGAAGCGCATCTGGCCGTCACGCACGCCGTCGTTGTCGCCCACGTCCATGATGGTCGCAAGGTCGAACTGCAGCATATCCGAAATCATGAATCCGATACCGAAGTCGGCTTCGTTACGCTTGCCGGTCCGGTCATAGAGGTAGCCGAGGCGGAGAGCCACGGTGTTCGAATAAATGAATTCCAGGCCGGTGTTGAAGACACCCTGTAGCAGCGAGTTCTTGAATGCGGTAAATCCGTGACCGCCGCGTTCGGGGTGCCCGATGGATTTCCAGCAGGCTATGTAGAACGGCTCGGGGTCGCCCTTATCGTCGTCGTACACGACTTCGCGGTTGTAGTCCGCGGCAATCGTGAGCCTGTAGTCGGCAAGCGAGAGGATTTCGTAGGAAAGTCCCACGCGCCAGGTGAGCGGAATCGGGTCCTCGATGGTCTTGTCTACGTAGTAGACGCTCGGGCCGATGTTCGCGAGCACGAGAGCGAAGTTCAACTTGTCGATAAACAGGTCCTTCTTGAGGATGCCGATATCGAATGCGTAGCCGAATGTTGTCGCTTCTTCTTCGCCGGCACCTGCACCGGAACTCAGGTCGGAGTAGAACAACTTGATGGAGAGGCCGAGACCCCAGTTGTTCGGGAACCGCGTGCCGTAGCTTACGCCGCCCACGATTTCGGAACTGTTGTAGGCCACGAGGTCGTCGGCGTCTACGTCGCCCGAGACAACGGTGGAACCGAAACTCACGAAGTTCACGAAGAACCCGAGTGTTCCCCATTCGGCAACGGGGACGGTCATGCCGCCGAAGAGGTGGTAGAGGTCGGGAATGTTCAGGATAGGCAGGAGCTTCTCGTAGAACGCGACGAGCTGGTAGTCGGCATCCTTGTAGAGTTCCATGCCGTTTGCGGTACTGAACCACACGTCGCCGCCCTGCGGCAGGACCTTCCATACCTTGTTTGTGCTGAGTCCGTTACCCGAATGGAAATGCAGCCACTCGTCTTCTTTCTTGACGCTGCCTTCCTGTTCGGCGACTCCGCGTTCGAGTTCTGCCTTGCGTCCGCTTGCGGTCGCGTAGTCGGGCAGGTGGCGCCACACACCCTTGTCGGTTGCAATCCAGATATGGCCCTTCTGGTCTACGGAAATGTCGTTCACCACGTTGCCGTCGAACTGCACCTGTTCCCACTTGCGCAGGTTGAAGTGGCTAAGGCCGCCCTTGTGCGCCGCCCATACGTGTGCGGAACTGTCTACGGCGAGTGCTGTCGGGTGCAGGTCCATGATGCCGTCCTCTTCGGTGAAGAGGCTCCAGCGGTCCTTGTCGTTGATACTCTTCTTGGGCACGAGGCGCGCGATGCCGGCGCCGTCGACTGCAACGTAGAGTTCCTTGCGTTCCTCGGACCACACGAGGTCGTTAATCTTCTGGCTCGGGAGCACCTTGCCCTTCTGCTCGAACTGCCCGTTACGGTACAGGAACAGGCCGTTGTCGGTACCGATCCAGAGCGATGCGCCCTGGTTCTCGAGTGCGTTGATACGGTGCGACCCGAGTTCGCTTTCGTAGCTCTTCCAGGCCTTGCCGTCGAAGCGGTAGAGCGCCTTCGGGGTGCCCACCCAGAGTTTTTCCGTGCGGCTCTCGTAGAGGAGCGCCGTGATGGTGTCCTTCACCACGAGGTTCCACGGGATTTTCACTTCCACGACATGCGATTCGTCGTCGGCGTTCTTGATGTCGTTGAACTTCTTGACCTGGCGGGTGTATTCGTCGAGCCCGCGCTCGGTGCCGGCAAACACACGCACGGCGTCCTTGACTTTCGCGTTGCCCTGGAGCGTCACCGTGTGGTAGTCGACCCACTGTTCGCTATCGTATTTCAGAATGCCGTTGACCGTACCTGCCCAGAGCTCGCTCTTGGAGAAGAATCCGTTCTTGGAACGGCTTGCCATCTGCGTAAAGTGGGGAGTCTTCTTGCCGTCGGCGGGGTACGAGACCTTCCATTCGTCGGCGAGAGGCCCGAAGGCGAGGCCTGCGGGGTTGTAGAACATGGCCGAAGCATCGTCGGCAAGTGCGGCACCCGCTTCGCCCATGCCGAGCTGGCGTGCGCCAACGGGCATTTCGAGGGTGATGATGGCCGAACCTGCGGCTAGCGAGATTGCCGGTGCAAAAAGTAATGCAGAAAGTAGAGATTTACGCAAGATGCCTCCAGTCGGGGACGTCGTAGGAGCTTCCGTGGGTGGGGACGACCGCTTTCCAGCCGGACTTGCTCGGGTTTTCCCAGGGCTGCTTGGGCAAAAGCTTGCAGTCGCAGCCGAGCACGTATGGCGGCAGTATTTCCGCATGGTTGCGGATCTGTTCGCGGGTAATAAAGTTTTCTTCGTGGACGAACTTCACGTATTCCTTGCCCTTGGGGCCGAGTTCAATCCTGTAGGTGACGGTGCCGTTCTGGTCGCCGTCGTCGATAGTCTTGATGGTTTCCTCGATGGAGGCGTTCCACTTGTCGAGATATTCCTTCCGCTGTTCGGGGGTGAGCTGTTCCTGCGTCTCGAGCCAGGCGCGGATGGAATTTTCGGAGGGTTTCACGGCTGTGATGGATTCCCTGGCCGGGCGGACGACCACGGCGTATTTGCCGGACACGTCGATGACCGGCTTGACTTCCTCTTTTTCGTCGGCACTATGGATGACTACATAGGCTCCAATTCCTGCGAGGATGACGGACAGGATGATGATAACTATGACAATGATGACTGATAGCATAATCTTTTCCGTTCTATATTAGAATTCCTCTTTTCTCAAAAACTAGCATTTTCTATCTTGTGGGGTAGGAGTTTTTATGTTAAAAATGAAGTTTTTTCTTGTTCTGTTGTTTTCTGGCATAGTATGGGCCATCCCTTTCAATGTAGAAGTGGTAAAAACAGGTGATGGCGACGAGATTCGTGCGGGCCAGCTTATCAAGGTGCACTACAAGGGCTACCTCTATGCAGATATTGTAAAGTTCGATAGCCTGAAGGTCGTGGCGGATTCCATTGCCAAGGCCGATTCCGTAGCGAAGGCGGCGGCACCGAAGGCCGATGCAAAGAAGGGCTCGAAGAAGGCAGACAAGAAGGTTGAAGAGGTTAAGCCGGATTCCGCTGCCGTGGATAGCCTTGCAGAAGAGGCTCCGGTCGATACGCTTACCCCGTTTGCCGATACGTATGCAAGTGGCGATCCCCTGGAATTTACTATTGGCGTGGGCCAGGTGATTGCGGGCTGGGACAAGGGCATTGTCGGGATGAAGGTGGGCGAGGTCCGCAAGCTTACTATCCCTTACGTGATGGCATACGGCGAGAATTCGCTCGAAGGCATCCCCCCGTATTCCGACCTTTATTTCGAGGTGGAACTCGTGGCCGCAGAAAAGCCCATGGAACCGGACGTGTTCCCGGCTGATTTGAACAAACTAAAATGGTCGGACAAGGGCAAGGGCCTCAAGATTTACGACGAGAAGGTCGGTTCGGGCAAACCGGCGATGATTGGCACGAACCTCAAGGTGCACTACACGGGTTGGCTCGTTTCGGGCCGCAAGTTCGGCAGTTCCAAGGATATGGGCAAGCCGTTCGAGGTGGTGCTTGGCGCGGGCAAGATGATCAAGGGCTGGGAACAGGGCCTTGACGGCATGCGCGAAGGCGGTGTGCGTTGGCTGCGCGTGAGCCCCTCCATGGGTTACGGCGCGACCGCGTTCACGATGATTCCGCCGAACTCCACTCTCGTGTTCCGCGTCGAACTTGTAGAATCGATGGTCGACCCCGAGATTGCTGCCAAGATGGACTTTTTCCCGGATACGACAACGCTCGCCTTCGAGCACGGTTCCGAAGGACTGCGCTATGCGGTTATCCAGAAGGGCGAGGGTGAACCGGCCCGCGCTGGCGCGAACGTGAAGGTGCATTACACGGGCTGGCTCACGAACGGTTACAAGTTCGACAGTTCGCGCGACCGCGACCAGGCATTTGTGTTCCCGTTGGGCGGTGGTCGCGTGATTCGCGGCTGGGACCTCGGTGTGGCGGGCATGCTTCCGGGTGAAAAGCGCATATTGATTATCCCGCCGGGCCTCGGCTACGGCAGCCGCGGCGCGGGCCCCATTCCGGGCGGTGCAACCCTCATATTTGCAGTGGAGTACCTGGGCGAATAATGCTCAAGATTCTGGCCGAAAAACTTAGGGAGGCTTTTGCGTCGGTTTTGCCAGTGACGCTCATTGTGCTGGCGCTCTCGTTCACGCCTCTTGTTGACTTTACGGCCAAGGAACTTGTGATTTTTGCGGTGAGCGCGGTGTTCCTCGTGATGGGCATCGGGCTTTTCAATTTGGGCGCCGACCTTGCCATGACCCCGATGGGCGAGCATGTAGGTTCGGGCCTTACCAAGTCGCGCAAGGTGCTGCTGCTCCTTTCTGTATGCTTCATGATGGGTGTGCTCATCACTGTTGCCGAGCCCGACCTTTCGGTGCTGGCCGAACAAGTGAAGAACGCTGTTGAACCCATGTTGCTTATTGTGACGGTGGGCATTGGTGTCGGCCTGTTCCTGTTGCTTGCCATCGTGAAGATTGTCTGGAAAAAGGACCTCTCCACGATTATCATATTCTTCTATATGGCGCTGTTCATGATAGGCATGCTCATGCTTACGTTCGGCAAGGAGGCGTTCGTGCCGCTCGCCTTCGATTCGGGCGGCGTGACGACCGGCCCCATCACGGTGCCGTTCATCATGGCACTCGGCGTCGGTGTCGCCGGCGCCATCGGCGGCAAGAACGCAAACGAGAACAGCTTCGGGCTTATCGCGCTCTGCTCCATCGGGCCTATCATTGCGCTCATGGGGCTTGTGCTCTTCTCGAAGGGCGACCTCACTTACCGCCTTGTGGAATCGAGCTATTCCATCGATGCCTTCCTCGGTGAAAACTTTATCCCGACGGTAGCGGGTGTCGCGAAGGAAGTGCTCATCGCCCTCGGGCTCATCATCGTGTTCTTCCTTGCCCTCCAGTTCGTGGCGCTCAAGCTTTCGCGGGCGAAACTCGCCCAGATGTCGTTCGGGATTTGCTATACGTTCATCGGGCTCGTCATCTTCCTTACGGCGGTGAAGGTCGGCTTTATGCCTGTTGGGTTCCAACTCGGGTGCGCTCTCGCGAAAATACCGCGGCTCCTCGTTGTTTCGGGTTTTGTCATCGGTATGGTGGTCGTGCTTGCCGAACCCGCGGTGCACGTGCTCAACAAGCAGGTCGAAGAAATCACCGGCGGGCTTGTTACCAAGCGCTCGATGCTCATCGCGCTTTCTGTGGGTGTGGGCATTTCCATCGGGCTTTCGATGTTGCGAATTTTCTACGGTTTCCCGCTTGTCTACTACCTCATTCCGGGCTACTTCATTTCGCTCGGGCTTTCGTTCTTCGTGCCCAAGCTTTATACGGCCATTGCCTTTGACTCCGGTGGAGTCGCGAGTGGGCCATTGACTTCGAGCTTTATTTTGCCGCTTGCCATCGGGGCGTGTTCCGTAATCCACGACGGCGGCGATTCCATACTGAGTTACGCGTTCGGCATTGTGGCAATGGTCGCGATGACCCCGCTTATCACTATCCAGGTGCTCGGTTTCAAGGCAATCGCCTCGAAGAAGATAAAAAACCGCCTGATGATGCGCCGTATCCAGGATGCCGACGACGAACAGATTATAGATTTTGTGTAGGTTGGAATATGGCAGAAGCTAAAAGGACAGGAATTGCGAGAAGGCTATACGGGAAGGCGAGTGGGCGTTCGCGTGTTACCATGAACCGTCTCAAGATTCTCGTGACCATCGTGAACCGCGCGAAGGCGGATTTCTACATGGACCATATCCAGTCCTTTGGCGTGAACATGCAGATGGTCGTGTTCGGGAAGGGTACCGCCCCGCGCGAGATCGCGACGGCGATGGGCCTCGCGGATTCGGACCGTGCTGTAATCTTCAGCATTATTGGCGAGGACAAACTCCGTTCGGCGCTTGACAGCATCGAGGAAAAATTCAAGACCATCGTCGGTGGCAAGGGCATCGCCTATACAATTCCGATGTCGAGCATCATCGGCAAGTCCATTTTTAACTTCCTGAGCGACAACCGCGATGCGGTACGGAGGAACGAAGCATGAGTGCAGTCAACCACGAAGTCATTTTCTGCATTGTGAACACCGGCTTTTCGGAAACCGTGATGGAAGCGGCGAAGGATGCCGGGGCGCGTGGCGGTACTATCCTGAATGCCCGCGGTACGGCGAACAAGGAGGCCGAATCGTTCTTCCACATAGCCATCCAGCCCGAAAAAGAGATCGTGATGATCCTAGTGGATGCCAAAATCAAGGATGCGGTGCTCCATGCCCTCTACCAGAAGGCGGGACTTGACACCATGGGGCAGGGGATTGCGTTCTCGGTGCCCGTGGAGAATGTCGTGGGGCTTACGCCGTGGAAGGCCGAAGAAAAGCCCGAGGCTGAAAAGCCTTCTAAAAAAGCCGAAACAAAATAACGGCACCCGCACAGGCATTGCCTGAGTAAACGAATAAACGAATTCGTTTACTATATTATTTCATTATGAACATCCTGGTCTATTTCCTGTTTGCCCTTTCCGGGTTTGCTGGCCTCATTTACGAAGGCTCGTGGGCCCGCTACCTCAAACTCTTTCTCGGGCATTCCAGCTACGGCCAGGTGCTCACGCTCTGCATCTACATGGGTGGCCTTGCCATCGGTAGCTTTGTTGCAGGCAAGATGGTCGAGAAGGTCCGGCGCCCGCTGCTCGGGTATGCCGCGGTGGAACTAGCCATCGGTATAGGCGGTGTGGCATACCACCCGCTCTACAACTTGCTCACGGGATTCTTCTTCGATAGCGAATGGGTCGCGGGCCTCGGCTTTACCGGCGCTGAAGTCGCGAAGGTCGTGCTGGCTACGGGCTCTACGCTCCCGATTGCGATTGCGGTGGGCATGACGTTCCCGTTCATTGCTGCTGGCCTTATGCGCAAAAGCGGTGCCGAAGTCTCGCTCCCGATGCTCTACTTCACGAACAGTTTCGGTTCTGCCATCGGCATCTTGGTCACAAGCTACATGCTCATTCCCGAACTCGGGAACCACGTTACGTTGTGTGTTGCCGCCTCCATAAACTTCTTGCTGGCGATGGTGTTCGGGTTTATCGGCTTCATGACATCGCCGACCCGCGAAGAGGATGAGGAAGACCTCCCGTTCGTGGGCGAGGGCAGCGCCGAACGCGAACCCCTGAACGAAGACTATGTGGCAGAACACAAGCTTGCGATGCCCCCGAAGAGCATGTGGTTCTGGATTGCGGGCATTACGGGCCTTACCTCGTTCATTTATGAAATTGTCTGGATCCGCCTGCTCAGCCTGCTGATGGGTTCTTCGAGCCACAGCTTCGACCAGATGCTTTCGGCGTTCATCCTCGGGCTTGCCATAGGCAGTGCCGTCTCGGGCAAGCTCCTCAAGAAGGATTCGCTCGTCGTGCTTTCGATGGCGCAGATCCTCATGGCGTTCTTCGCGCTGTGCACGCTGTACTTCCACAAGCCCTTCTGGGGCATGATGAACGAGGCGAACCAGATATTCAACCCCACCAATGACGGCTATGTCTGCTGGAGCCTCTTCAAGTATGCGCTCTCCGTGCTGTGGATGGTGCCTACGAGTTTCTTTGCGGGCATGACGCTCCCGCTGATTACGATTATCCTCACGCGCGCCTTCAGGAGCGAGGCCCCCATCGGAAAGGTGTACGGTTGGAACACCGTCGGTTCCATTATCGGTTCTGCGGGTGGCGGACTGTTGCTGCTCCCGCTGTTGCAACTCAAGGGTGCTCTCGTGCTGGCTGCCGTACTCGACTTCGCGATAGGCTTTGCGCTGCTTGTCATCTACCGCAAGCGTTTCCGCTATAGCGTGCCGTTCTACGTGATATGCGCCTTCATGATCTTGCCTTCCATCTTTATAGGCTTTGACCCGCACCTGATTACTTCGGGCGCCTTCCGCGCCTACAAGAACCTCCACCCGGACGAAAAAATCATAGTGCGCGACGGCAAGACGGCTACCATCAGTTTCCACGAATCCGAAGTGCATTACTATATCAAGACGAACGGCAAGGCGGATGCCAGCCTGGGCAAGAACCGTGAAAATCCCATCGAGGGTGACGAGCTCACGCAGGCTGCGACCGCGTTCATGCCGATGGCGGTAAAGACCGAACCCTACGACGCCGCGATGGTTGGGTTCGGAAGCGGCATGGGTGCGCACTACCTGCTCTCTGACCCGCTCTTGAAGGATTTCGACTGCGTAGAAATCGAGCAGGAGATGATGGACCTCGCGAAGGGGTTCTACCCGTGGAACTCCCGCGGTTATGATGACCCGCGCATCCATATCTACATCGACGATGCGCAGACGTTCTTCCTCACGAACCGCCGCCAGTACGACCTGATGATCAGCGTACCTAGCAACCCGTGGGTCTCCGGCGTGGCTAGCCTGTTCAGCCATGAGTTCTACACCAAGATGCGTCGCTACATCAAGCCGGGCGGACTCTGGGTGCAGTGGATCCAGACATACGAGTTCAACGACCAGCTGTTCCTGAACATCTTGAAGGCGCTCGACGTCGCATTCCCGTACGTGAGCCTCTACAAGGCGCCCGAAGAACCGGACATCATTATTATCGCAAGTGACGAGCCCGTATTCCAGAAGGGTATCGGGCGATTCAGTACCGACCCTGTCCTTGTGAAGGAATTCAACCGCATCCACCGTGACCCGGAATTTTTTGGCGAGCAGAACTTCTTGTTCACATCCAAGATGGTGAAGTCGCTACTGGACGGCGTGGCCCCG contains these protein-coding regions:
- the rsmG gene encoding 16S rRNA (guanine(527)-N(7))-methyltransferase RsmG, translating into MASSSWSKKTFARAGSSAGRDFVPHIKAPRTDFPLFNGKRVKPSLEGLDKLLHYYGVELQESSLKQIWEFHQLLRANNEDQDLTRLNAFETMVERHYADCTLINAFVPEWPARMIDVGSGAGFPGIPLKLVNPHIRLTLCEPRPNRINFLNMVIEKMGLKGIDVFGHKVTSRSMTIPVDGVISRAFELMEKTLPRIANSLKVGGRVYFMKGPGVADELAVFHPEDFGYKFVGKHFYTIPNSTQDRALIILERVE
- a CDS encoding FKBP-type peptidyl-prolyl cis-trans isomerase, which translates into the protein MKFFLVLLFSGIVWAIPFNVEVVKTGDGDEIRAGQLIKVHYKGYLYADIVKFDSLKVVADSIAKADSVAKAAAPKADAKKGSKKADKKVEEVKPDSAAVDSLAEEAPVDTLTPFADTYASGDPLEFTIGVGQVIAGWDKGIVGMKVGEVRKLTIPYVMAYGENSLEGIPPYSDLYFEVELVAAEKPMEPDVFPADLNKLKWSDKGKGLKIYDEKVGSGKPAMIGTNLKVHYTGWLVSGRKFGSSKDMGKPFEVVLGAGKMIKGWEQGLDGMREGGVRWLRVSPSMGYGATAFTMIPPNSTLVFRVELVESMVDPEIAAKMDFFPDTTTLAFEHGSEGLRYAVIQKGEGEPARAGANVKVHYTGWLTNGYKFDSSRDRDQAFVFPLGGGRVIRGWDLGVAGMLPGEKRILIIPPGLGYGSRGAGPIPGGATLIFAVEYLGE
- a CDS encoding P-II family nitrogen regulator, whose translation is MSAVNHEVIFCIVNTGFSETVMEAAKDAGARGGTILNARGTANKEAESFFHIAIQPEKEIVMILVDAKIKDAVLHALYQKAGLDTMGQGIAFSVPVENVVGLTPWKAEEKPEAEKPSKKAETK
- a CDS encoding DUF1538 domain-containing protein, with the translated sequence MLKILAEKLREAFASVLPVTLIVLALSFTPLVDFTAKELVIFAVSAVFLVMGIGLFNLGADLAMTPMGEHVGSGLTKSRKVLLLLSVCFMMGVLITVAEPDLSVLAEQVKNAVEPMLLIVTVGIGVGLFLLLAIVKIVWKKDLSTIIIFFYMALFMIGMLMLTFGKEAFVPLAFDSGGVTTGPITVPFIMALGVGVAGAIGGKNANENSFGLIALCSIGPIIALMGLVLFSKGDLTYRLVESSYSIDAFLGENFIPTVAGVAKEVLIALGLIIVFFLALQFVALKLSRAKLAQMSFGICYTFIGLVIFLTAVKVGFMPVGFQLGCALAKIPRLLVVSGFVIGMVVVLAEPAVHVLNKQVEEITGGLVTKRSMLIALSVGVGISIGLSMLRIFYGFPLVYYLIPGYFISLGLSFFVPKLYTAIAFDSGGVASGPLTSSFILPLAIGACSVIHDGGDSILSYAFGIVAMVAMTPLITIQVLGFKAIASKKIKNRLMMRRIQDADDEQIIDFV
- a CDS encoding epoxyqueuosine reductase QueH, with protein sequence MGEAYHNYQRDLGYIIRWNQRKGIVPTLLMHACCGPCSTYCIEYLSQFFHITIFYYNPNIAPSEEYAHRVAEIKRFVSTFKTKYPVKFIEGEYDPKKFYDIARGLEEEKEGGKRCRKCFELRLGETAKLAKEMGFDYFTTTLTISPKKDEQVLNVVAKEQGEIYGVKALPSDFKRKGGNKRSIELSAEYNLYRQNYCGCAYSKREAEEREAKKNEGSTP
- a CDS encoding PorV/PorQ family protein, encoding MRKSLLSALLFAPAISLAAGSAIITLEMPVGARQLGMGEAGAALADDASAMFYNPAGLAFGPLADEWKVSYPADGKKTPHFTQMASRSKNGFFSKSELWAGTVNGILKYDSEQWVDYHTVTLQGNAKVKDAVRVFAGTERGLDEYTRQVKKFNDIKNADDESHVVEVKIPWNLVVKDTITALLYESRTEKLWVGTPKALYRFDGKAWKSYESELGSHRINALENQGASLWIGTDNGLFLYRNGQFEQKGKVLPSQKINDLVWSEERKELYVAVDGAGIARLVPKKSINDKDRWSLFTEEDGIMDLHPTALAVDSSAHVWAAHKGGLSHFNLRKWEQVQFDGNVVNDISVDQKGHIWIATDKGVWRHLPDYATASGRKAELERGVAEQEGSVKKEDEWLHFHSGNGLSTNKVWKVLPQGGDVWFSTANGMELYKDADYQLVAFYEKLLPILNIPDLYHLFGGMTVPVAEWGTLGFFVNFVSFGSTVVSGDVDADDLVAYNSSEIVGGVSYGTRFPNNWGLGLSIKLFYSDLSSGAGAGEEEATTFGYAFDIGILKKDLFIDKLNFALVLANIGPSVYYVDKTIEDPIPLTWRVGLSYEILSLADYRLTIAADYNREVVYDDDKGDPEPFYIACWKSIGHPERGGHGFTAFKNSLLQGVFNTGLEFIYSNTVALRLGYLYDRTGKRNEADFGIGFMISDMLQFDLATIMDVGDNDGVRDGQMRFGALFKF